Part of the Shewanella eurypsychrophilus genome is shown below.
ACGTCCCTAGCCCACGTTCAGTGATCCAAGCCTGCGCCGATATGGTAAAACCGGGGGGGCATGTATTCTTCTCTACTATTAATAGAAACACCCGTGCCTATATAGAAACGATATTAGGCGCTGAATACCTGCTTAAGATGTTACCCGTAGGCACCCATGACCATAGTAAGTTTATTAAGCCTTCTGAGCTCATCTCTCTTGCAGAAAATGCTGAGTTATTTTGTGAAGACGCCACAGGCATCACTTACAACCCGCTCACAGAATCCTTCTCTTATACCAAGAGTGTCGATGTTAACTATATGATTGCAACCCGAAAGAGTAATGATTGAGGAGCAACCAAATGGGGAATATCGACGCTAGTGTAAAAGTGAGTATAAAAGCAGTACTGTTTGATTTAGACGGTACACTCGCCGATACAGCACCGGATTTGGTGGCCGCATTAAATTTGAGCCTCGAACAGCTAGGTCATTCGAGTGTCACATTAACTCAGATGCGCCATATAGCATCCAACGGCAGTATGGCGCTAGTTAAAGCTGCACTTCCCCATGCATCCGAGCATGAGCAATTACATGCGCAACAAGAGTTACTTAGGTTTTATGAACAAATCAATGGCGATAATTGCTATCTATTCGATGGGATCCCCCAACTTCTCGCTCACTTAGATAGCGTTGGGCTCCCCTATGGCATCATCACTAATAAACCCGCCAGGTTTACCAGGCCACTTATCGCAGCCTTAGGTTTGACATCAAGGATGAAAACGGTGATCAGTGGAGATAGTACGCTATTTGCTAAACCCCATGTTGCACCTATGCTCCTGGCTTCACAGCAAATCAGTGTGTGTCCTGAGAATATTTTATACCTTGGTGATGCCGAACGTGATCTGTTGGCAGCAAAATATTCGGCAATGATCGGGGGCACTGCCTTATGGGGTTATATCAGTGACAATGATCAACCTGAAAATTGGCCCAGTCAGCATAACTTCAATACCCCCTTCGAGGTTCTCGACTTTATCCGCTAGCGCTGATTTTTACTGCGGGCATTTTCCATTCGATTAATGCCCGCTAGTGACAATCAATATCGAAAAAATCGCCAATCGGTCACTGGATATTTTAATCTTAAAGCGTCGCTTATTTTTTCAACCTAGCGTGCTAAGGCCAATGAATTCCGACCTCAAAGGTTAGCCAATACTAACCCTAGATCTTACCCTCAAGTTATCCACAAGATGGCCACAGCTTGTTGCGATAATTGATACTTGCAAAATCACCGAAACGTCACTATCTTGTACCTAAGAAATCTAAAAACACTATATATTGTGTGTGAGTAGCAAATAGAGACACAAGTAATGACTTGTTTATCGACATGGAAATTACCAATTTAAGGTGTTGAAATTGGTTGTTATACAGGGAATCGTAGGATGAGCTTAACCCCTCATACTCAAATATTATTATCAAGGCCTATCTTTAATGAATAGCAATATGAAAGTCACTAAACGTAGTGGCGAGCGCGAGACCATCGACCTAGACAAAATCCACCGCGTGATCACATGGGCAGCCAAAGATCTTAAGAATGTTTCAGTCTCTGAAGTAGAGCTCAGATCGCACCTGCAATTTTTCGATGGTATTCCAACCGAAGCTATTCATGAAACGATTATTAAGGCCGCAGCCGATCTCATCTCACCAGAAGCACCTGATTACCAGTTCCTCTCTGCCCGATTAGCCGTCTTTCATTTAAGAAAGAAGGCATTTGGTCAGTTTGAGCCGCCTACACTTTATGATCATGTTGTCAAACTGGTCGAGGCTGGTAAATATGACCAACATATTCTTGAGGATTACAGCCGCGAAGAACTCGATATCTTAGATGGTTATGTGGATCACTGGCGCGATATGAGTTTTTCTTATGCGGCAGTCAAACAACTGGAAGGTAAGTACCTAGTGCAAAACCGGGTCACTCACGAGATATATGAGAGTGCGCAATTCCTTTATATCTTAGTCGCCGCCTGTTTGTTCGCTAAATATCCAAGTGAGACACGCCTAAGCTACATTAAGCGTTTCTATGATGCGGTTTCCACCTTTAAAATCTCACTGCCAACACCGATCATGGCAGGGGTACGTACTCCTACACGTCAGTTCAGCTCATGTGTGTTGATTGAATGTGGCGATAGCTTAGATTCAATCAATGCGACGGCCTCTTCGATTGTTAAATACGTCAGCCAGCGCGCCGGGATTGGTGTGAATGCCGGTCGCATCCGTGCATTAGGTAGCCCAATACGCGGCGGTGAAGCATTCCATACAGGCTGTTTACCTTTCTTTAAGTATTTCCAGACAGCGGTTAAGTCATGCTCGCAAGGTGGCGTACGTGGTGGAGCTGCGACACTGTTTTACCCGCTTTGGCATTTAGAAGTTGAGTCATTACTGGTATTGAAGAATAACCGTGGTGTTGAAGATAACCGTATTCGTCATCTTGATTACGGTGTTCAGCTCAACAAACTTATGTATCAGCGCCTAATTAAGGGCGGCATGATCAGCCTCTTCAGTCCATCAGATGTCCCAGGACTGTATGATGCCTTTTTTGAAGACCAAGACGAGTTCGAACGTCTCTATCTTCAGTATGAAGCCGATACATCTGTGCGCAAAACACAGATTAAGGCGACAGAGCTTTTCTCATTGATGATGCAAGAACGTGCCTCTACTGGCCGTATCTATATTCAAAATGTGGATCATTGTAATACACACAGTCCTTTTGACAGCAAGGTTGCACCGATCAGACAATCAAACCTGTGTCTTGAGATTGCACTGCCG
Proteins encoded:
- a CDS encoding HAD family hydrolase; the protein is MGNIDASVKVSIKAVLFDLDGTLADTAPDLVAALNLSLEQLGHSSVTLTQMRHIASNGSMALVKAALPHASEHEQLHAQQELLRFYEQINGDNCYLFDGIPQLLAHLDSVGLPYGIITNKPARFTRPLIAALGLTSRMKTVISGDSTLFAKPHVAPMLLASQQISVCPENILYLGDAERDLLAAKYSAMIGGTALWGYISDNDQPENWPSQHNFNTPFEVLDFIR
- the nrdA gene encoding class 1a ribonucleoside-diphosphate reductase subunit alpha, coding for MNSNMKVTKRSGERETIDLDKIHRVITWAAKDLKNVSVSEVELRSHLQFFDGIPTEAIHETIIKAAADLISPEAPDYQFLSARLAVFHLRKKAFGQFEPPTLYDHVVKLVEAGKYDQHILEDYSREELDILDGYVDHWRDMSFSYAAVKQLEGKYLVQNRVTHEIYESAQFLYILVAACLFAKYPSETRLSYIKRFYDAVSTFKISLPTPIMAGVRTPTRQFSSCVLIECGDSLDSINATASSIVKYVSQRAGIGVNAGRIRALGSPIRGGEAFHTGCLPFFKYFQTAVKSCSQGGVRGGAATLFYPLWHLEVESLLVLKNNRGVEDNRIRHLDYGVQLNKLMYQRLIKGGMISLFSPSDVPGLYDAFFEDQDEFERLYLQYEADTSVRKTQIKATELFSLMMQERASTGRIYIQNVDHCNTHSPFDSKVAPIRQSNLCLEIALPTKPLNNIDDPEGEIALCTLSALNLGAIKNLEELEPLADLAVRALDNLLDYQDYPIIAARKSSMNRRTLGIGVINFANYLAKEGVRYSDGSANNITHKTFEAIQYYLLKASMNLAKEQGACPSFHETTYSKGVLPIDTYKRALDKICDEPLHMDWETLRQDIVKHGLRNSTLSALMPSETSSQISNATNGIEPPRGLISVKSSKDGQLKQVVPDFEKYQYSYELLWQMPNNDGYIQLVGLMQKFVDQAISANTNYDPSRFEGNKVPMQVLLKDLLNAYKLGVKTLYYHNTRDGASDQMDSMISIEKEDDDCEGGACKI